A single Ignavibacteriales bacterium DNA region contains:
- a CDS encoding PP2C family protein-serine/threonine phosphatase: MSEKRTEKESPLSKLYRLYLSGLSLNDFDRLVKKEVPGMYQYYREQITPPEPGTDKFKRSLLFIKDFFIVFLNKLTPVRRIVYSVSLFFFLWGYFIESYFYLVLGFIITNILLAFELADKLSMRDELDVAKKIQQDLMPACAPEINGFEISSHISPAREVGGDYFDFIRTEETGGHLFVIGDISGKGMAAALNMIQVRTLIHVLAAGRDGNLHLLLQELNKELCRVLRREYFFTANAAYIDNRNNISFCRAGHMPVIHYSAESKEIKVYKPRGLGLGLTGSSLFSETLEVQEITTTPGDVLLFYTDGVNECMNEHGEFFGDERLLRIILHNAHRPAEQIKRDIAYRLADFAGDTDQHDDITFVIFKVL; this comes from the coding sequence ATGTCAGAAAAACGCACGGAAAAGGAATCCCCGCTCTCAAAACTCTACCGCCTCTACCTGAGCGGCCTGAGCTTAAATGACTTTGACCGGCTGGTAAAAAAAGAGGTCCCGGGCATGTATCAGTATTACCGGGAGCAGATTACGCCTCCGGAACCGGGAACGGATAAATTTAAGCGCTCACTCCTTTTCATCAAAGATTTTTTCATCGTATTCCTCAATAAACTGACCCCTGTCCGCCGGATTGTTTACTCGGTGAGTCTTTTCTTTTTCCTGTGGGGTTATTTTATTGAAAGTTATTTCTATCTGGTGCTGGGTTTTATTATCACTAACATCCTTCTTGCGTTTGAACTGGCTGACAAGCTGAGCATGAGGGATGAGCTTGATGTCGCGAAAAAAATTCAGCAGGATCTTATGCCTGCATGCGCGCCGGAGATTAACGGGTTCGAAATTTCAAGCCATATCTCTCCCGCGCGGGAAGTAGGGGGAGATTATTTTGATTTTATCAGGACGGAAGAAACCGGGGGGCATCTTTTTGTTATCGGTGATATATCAGGCAAGGGGATGGCAGCCGCGCTGAATATGATTCAGGTGCGCACGCTCATTCATGTGCTTGCCGCCGGTCGTGACGGTAATCTGCATCTTCTGCTGCAGGAACTGAATAAGGAGCTCTGCCGTGTTTTAAGGCGCGAATATTTTTTTACTGCCAATGCTGCTTATATTGATAACCGGAACAACATCAGCTTCTGCAGGGCCGGGCATATGCCGGTGATTCACTATTCGGCTGAAAGCAAAGAAATCAAAGTATATAAACCCCGCGGTCTCGGGCTCGGGCTTACCGGTTCTTCCCTTTTTTCAGAAACCCTTGAGGTGCAGGAAATTACTACCACCCCGGGGGATGTTCTTCTGTTTTACACCGACGGCGTGAACGAGTGCATGAATGAGCACGGCGAGTTCTTCGGAGATGAGCGCCTGCTCAGGATAATCCTCCATAACGCCCACCGCCCTGCTGAACAGATTAAGCGTGATATAGCCTACCGCCTGGCTGATTTTGCCGGGGATACTGATCAGCATGATGATATTACCTTTGTGATTTTTAAGGTGCTGTGA
- a CDS encoding glycosyltransferase family 39 protein, giving the protein MDESKKPLYILAASLAAVKLMLHLLFNGGYGYFRDEFYYIECARHLAWGYVDHPPLSMLISRISLELFGDSLRAIRLFPALAGAGVVYISALTAIMLGGGRYAVLITGLGIIVSPVVLILGNFLSMNVYDLLLSAVWFYYVIRLLKDENLKDWYRIGAVTGLALLNKYTLLFYLVFLLLILIAGRQRHLFRAKEFVIAVLIASVMLLPHLIWQIQNGFPTLEFMSNAALYKNADLSAGTFIAEMILELHPVNALLLLTSVILILTDKVFARYKPLVFAYIAVLFFFMFTGGKPYYLSVFFGGLIPLGSVLAERVIKGKRRKLIIYSHASLLAVSGLVIAPVALPVLSPEALISYTAMLGIEHTAQENAEQGPLPQYHADMFGWEELVRTVADAYNSLSEEEKKSVVIFGQNYGQAGAVSVLGKKYGLPPAVSSHNNYYLWGPGTDTITAAIIIGGEENEKHFDSVVVAGVTDHPYAMPYERNKPVYIGRGFRYNIKEVWGSLKNFN; this is encoded by the coding sequence ATGGATGAAAGCAAAAAACCGTTATATATCCTTGCCGCATCCCTTGCCGCGGTAAAGCTGATGCTGCATCTCCTCTTTAACGGCGGCTACGGCTACTTCCGTGATGAGTTTTATTATATAGAATGCGCCAGACACCTTGCCTGGGGCTACGTGGATCATCCCCCTCTTTCCATGCTGATAAGCCGGATTTCGCTTGAGCTCTTTGGCGATTCACTCCGCGCCATACGGCTGTTCCCCGCGCTTGCCGGCGCCGGAGTGGTATATATATCAGCCCTGACCGCCATTATGCTCGGCGGAGGAAGATATGCAGTCCTGATTACCGGTCTGGGCATTATTGTCTCCCCGGTGGTGCTCATTCTGGGGAACTTCCTTTCCATGAATGTATATGATCTGCTTCTTTCCGCTGTCTGGTTTTATTATGTTATCCGTCTGCTTAAGGATGAAAATCTGAAGGACTGGTACCGCATTGGCGCGGTTACCGGGCTGGCGCTTCTTAATAAATATACACTGCTCTTTTATCTGGTGTTTCTTCTCCTTATTCTTATTGCCGGCAGGCAAAGGCATCTGTTCCGCGCCAAAGAGTTTGTTATTGCGGTGCTGATTGCTTCGGTTATGCTGCTGCCCCATCTGATCTGGCAGATACAGAACGGTTTCCCCACGCTGGAGTTTATGAGCAACGCGGCGTTATATAAAAATGCTGATCTCTCCGCCGGTACGTTTATCGCGGAAATGATTCTGGAACTGCATCCGGTTAATGCATTGCTGCTGCTCACTTCCGTCATTCTGATTCTTACGGACAAGGTTTTCGCGCGCTATAAACCGCTGGTCTTTGCGTATATAGCCGTCCTTTTCTTTTTTATGTTTACCGGAGGAAAGCCCTATTATCTTTCCGTGTTTTTCGGCGGCTTGATACCACTGGGGTCTGTTCTCGCGGAACGTGTTATTAAAGGAAAGCGCAGAAAGCTGATTATATACAGCCACGCCTCACTGCTCGCTGTTTCGGGACTGGTTATTGCTCCGGTCGCGCTCCCCGTTCTTTCCCCTGAAGCGCTGATTTCATACACCGCGATGCTGGGCATAGAACACACTGCGCAGGAGAATGCAGAGCAGGGCCCGCTGCCGCAGTATCATGCTGATATGTTTGGATGGGAGGAACTTGTCCGCACCGTGGCTGATGCTTATAATTCCCTTTCGGAAGAGGAGAAAAAAAGTGTCGTGATCTTCGGGCAGAATTACGGACAGGCCGGTGCGGTTTCTGTTCTCGGCAAAAAATATGGCCTGCCTCCGGCTGTATCATCCCATAATAATTACTATCTCTGGGGCCCGGGTACTGATACTATTACTGCTGCAATCATTATCGGCGGAGAGGAGAACGAAAAGCATTTCGATTCTGTTGTTGTGGCAGGAGTAACAGACCACCCTTATGCAATGCCTTATGAACGGAATAAGCCGGTTTATATCGGACGCGGATTCAGGTATAACATTAAAGAGGTCTGGGGTTCCTTAAAGAATTTTAATTAA
- a CDS encoding insulinase family protein, whose translation MYRLFLYLLTIQVMLMSQDALAQKAKDFDIPYKKFTLKNGLTLIVHEDNKAPVVAVNIWYHVGSKNEKKGKTGFAHLFEHLMFNGSENFNDDYFQALERVGATDLNGTTNNDRTNYFQTVPVSALDQILFLESDRMGHLLGAVTQEKLDEQRGVVQNEKRQGENQPYAVTEELVTQNTYPAGHPYSWTVIGSMEDLDAAKLEDVHEWFKTYYGAANAVVVVAGAVQADDVLKRVEKYFGDIPSGPPIAKHQVWIAKMNGTKRQTVQDRVPQARIYKVWNIPEWGTKELTLLDMTSDILSSGKTSRFYKRLVYDEQIATSVNAFYSPGEIGSQFYIVATAKPGVDLKKVEQVLDDEFNKFLKEGPTAKEMERVKTQIFASFVRGVERVGGFGGKSDILAENHVYGGTPDYYKTRLSWVESATAAEIKKAANDWLSDGVYILEVHPFPEFQTTASDVDRKNLPANGTTPDAVFPAFEKAELSNGLKIVLSRRSSIPVVNMTFMFDAGYAADMFTHAGTASLAMNMLDEGTKTKNALQISEELDMIGAQLGTGAGLDYATVRLNALKMNLDKSLDLLADVMLNPSFPEKDLERLRAERLATIAREKNTPTQMGYRVFAKLLFGEGHAYGNPLTGSGFETSVKKITRDDIVKYYDTWLRPNNATLIVTGDITMEELKPKLEKALKNWKQGTPPKKNVSEVKLPGKPVIYIVDRPGSQQSIIFAGHVSPSRGEDEIAVEAMNNVLGGTFTSRINMNLREDKHWSYGAGAFIINTKYQRPYLFYGMVQSDKTMESMMEIYKEAKEYISTRPVTADELNKVKLNQTLALPGSWETIGAVSGSLSEMVMYDLPDNYFATYSDKVKNLSEQEVKETAARYIKPDNFVWVVVGDRAKIEPSLKETGYAIQYMDSDGNVVK comes from the coding sequence ATGTACCGTTTATTTCTCTATTTACTTACAATACAGGTTATGCTGATGTCTCAGGACGCACTTGCACAAAAAGCGAAAGACTTTGATATACCGTATAAGAAATTCACGCTGAAAAACGGGCTTACCCTCATTGTGCATGAGGATAACAAAGCCCCGGTTGTGGCAGTGAATATCTGGTATCACGTGGGATCAAAAAATGAAAAGAAGGGGAAAACAGGATTCGCGCACCTCTTTGAACATCTGATGTTTAACGGCAGCGAAAACTTTAACGACGATTATTTTCAGGCGCTTGAGCGGGTTGGAGCAACCGACCTGAACGGCACCACGAATAATGACCGCACGAATTATTTCCAGACCGTGCCGGTTTCAGCGCTTGATCAGATTCTCTTCCTCGAGTCAGACCGTATGGGGCACCTGCTCGGCGCGGTTACGCAGGAAAAACTTGACGAACAGCGCGGTGTGGTTCAGAATGAAAAGCGCCAGGGTGAAAATCAGCCCTACGCTGTTACCGAAGAACTTGTTACACAGAATACCTATCCGGCAGGCCATCCTTACTCATGGACGGTTATCGGCTCAATGGAAGATCTTGATGCCGCAAAGCTTGAGGATGTTCATGAATGGTTCAAAACCTATTATGGTGCGGCTAATGCAGTTGTAGTAGTAGCCGGAGCTGTTCAGGCGGATGATGTTCTTAAACGCGTTGAAAAATACTTCGGTGATATACCTTCAGGCCCTCCTATCGCAAAACATCAGGTGTGGATCGCAAAGATGAACGGCACAAAGCGCCAGACCGTTCAGGACCGCGTTCCCCAGGCCCGTATATATAAAGTATGGAACATCCCCGAGTGGGGCACCAAAGAGTTAACCCTGCTTGATATGACAAGTGATATTCTTTCCTCGGGCAAAACGTCACGCTTTTACAAGCGGCTTGTTTATGATGAGCAGATTGCAACCAGCGTGAATGCATTCTACTCACCGGGTGAAATCGGCAGCCAGTTCTACATCGTGGCAACCGCGAAACCGGGCGTTGACCTTAAAAAAGTTGAACAGGTGCTTGACGATGAGTTTAATAAATTCCTCAAAGAAGGCCCCACAGCAAAGGAAATGGAACGGGTAAAGACCCAGATATTCGCCTCATTTGTCCGCGGTGTTGAACGCGTCGGCGGATTCGGCGGCAAATCTGATATCCTGGCTGAAAATCATGTTTACGGCGGAACACCGGATTATTATAAAACCCGCCTCAGCTGGGTTGAATCAGCCACCGCTGCTGAAATCAAAAAAGCAGCCAACGACTGGCTTTCAGACGGCGTATATATTCTTGAAGTTCACCCCTTCCCGGAATTTCAGACAACCGCTTCTGATGTTGACCGTAAAAACCTCCCTGCTAACGGAACTACGCCCGATGCAGTTTTTCCTGCATTTGAAAAGGCAGAGCTTTCAAACGGATTAAAAATTGTTCTTTCAAGAAGAAGCTCAATTCCTGTGGTAAACATGACTTTTATGTTTGACGCGGGATATGCTGCCGATATGTTCACCCATGCCGGAACCGCTTCTCTTGCGATGAATATGCTTGATGAAGGAACCAAAACAAAGAACGCACTTCAGATCAGCGAAGAGCTTGATATGATTGGCGCGCAGCTTGGCACCGGCGCCGGACTTGATTACGCGACAGTCCGTCTGAATGCACTCAAAATGAATCTTGATAAGTCATTGGATCTTCTTGCCGATGTAATGCTGAACCCAAGTTTCCCGGAAAAAGATCTTGAACGGCTCAGAGCAGAACGCCTTGCAACCATTGCGCGTGAAAAGAACACCCCCACACAAATGGGTTACCGTGTTTTTGCAAAACTTCTTTTTGGAGAAGGACACGCCTACGGTAATCCGTTAACCGGATCAGGTTTTGAAACTTCCGTAAAGAAAATCACCCGTGATGACATCGTGAAGTATTATGACACCTGGCTCAGGCCCAATAATGCTACTCTTATCGTGACCGGTGATATCACCATGGAAGAACTGAAGCCGAAGCTTGAAAAGGCATTAAAGAACTGGAAACAGGGAACACCTCCGAAGAAGAATGTTTCTGAGGTTAAGCTCCCCGGAAAGCCAGTGATATATATTGTTGACCGCCCCGGTTCACAGCAGTCCATCATCTTTGCCGGACATGTTTCTCCCTCACGCGGAGAAGATGAAATAGCTGTTGAAGCCATGAATAACGTCCTCGGCGGAACCTTTACTTCACGCATTAACATGAATCTGCGCGAAGATAAACACTGGTCATACGGTGCGGGCGCGTTCATTATCAATACTAAATATCAGCGGCCATATCTTTTTTACGGCATGGTTCAGTCGGATAAAACGATGGAATCCATGATGGAGATCTACAAAGAAGCTAAAGAATATATCTCCACCAGACCTGTTACGGCTGATGAGCTGAACAAAGTAAAACTGAATCAGACTCTTGCTCTCCCCGGCTCATGGGAAACCATCGGCGCGGTGAGCGGATCCCTTTCAGAAATGGTAATGTATGATCTGCCGGACAACTATTTTGCGACCTATTCAGACAAGGTGAAAAACCTGAGCGAGCAGGAAGTAAAAGAAACCGCGGCAAGATATATCAAACCGGATAATTTTGTGTGGGTTGTGGTTGGCGACAGAGCCAAGATCGAGCCCTCCCTTAAAGAAACCGGATACGCCATCCAGTACATGGATAGCGACGGAAATGTCGTAAAATAA
- a CDS encoding PD40 domain-containing protein: protein MKNFPVMFFLLVLSAGTLFAQQQEARLLRFPAIHGDQIVFTYAGDLYTVSASGGTARKLTNDEGVELFPKFSPDGRQIAFTGQYDGNSEVYIIPASGGVPKRVTWTATLGRDDVSDRMGPNNIVMDWKNNEEILFRSRWQEFNDWKGKLYLAKTDGSMAEQLPLPRGGFSNYSPDGQKLVYNRMFREFRTWKRYRGGQADEVWIYDFKTKKHEQLTNNPAQDIIPMWGSNNKIYFISDRDSRMNLFSYDLGTKETKKLTNYDDFDIKYPSMGDKALVFEKGGYIYKMDLASEKPEKVTIYINEDFSSGRGGWIDVSKNVYNFEISPDGKRALFGARGELFTVPVKSGQTRNLTNSSGVHERNSKWSPDGKYIAFISDESGEDEIYIIPQDGRGEKIQLTKNSKNYKYQILWSPDSKKIMWGDRNQSIHYVDIESKSVTKVDESQYWEITSYDWSPDSRWITYGKPVNGDINGVYVYSLDSKKSTLVTDTWHNASGPAFSDDGKYLFFTSERTYSPTYGWTEWNHIYSDMTKIYFVTLSKDAKSPFEPKSDEVTIKDDAKKDEKKDEKKDDKKADAKSVTVAIDFDGITDRVIELPSPAGQFFNITVTGSKVYYMKRKSGDRSAKIWMYDLEKQKETEITDAGGYEISADKKKMLVGNMGSYYIIDLPSAKAELKDKLDLSDMKMNLDRKAEWTQIYNEAWRQMRDFFYAPNMHGVDWEKMKKTYAPLVEHVNHRIDLTYIIGELIGELNAGHAYVGGGDYPKAERINLGLLGAQINRDGSGYYKISKIYKGRNWDKSLRSPLTEIGVSAKEGDFIVAVNGVSTKGMKNIYEALVGTAGKQVMISLNSKASEDGAREVIVIPVESEHDLLYYNWVQNNIEKVSKATDGKVGYIHIPDMGVPGLNEFVKYYYPQLEKEGLIIDVRGNGGGNVSPMIIERFQRKLTMVDMARNGMPGTNPSGMHFGPKVALADEFSASDGDIFSYRFKFHKLGKLIGKRTWGGVVGIRGTLPFVDGGFLNRPEFSRYDVDGKEWIMEGYGVDPDIYVDNDPALEFEGIDQQLDRAIEEIKLELKNRTKLPEPPPYPNKSK from the coding sequence ATGAAAAATTTCCCGGTAATGTTTTTCCTGCTGGTTCTTTCGGCAGGTACATTGTTTGCCCAGCAGCAGGAGGCGCGGTTGCTCCGCTTTCCCGCTATTCACGGCGATCAGATCGTGTTCACCTATGCTGGTGACCTCTATACTGTCAGTGCCTCAGGCGGAACCGCCCGTAAACTGACCAATGATGAGGGTGTTGAGCTTTTCCCGAAATTCTCCCCGGATGGCAGGCAGATCGCTTTCACCGGCCAGTATGACGGAAACTCAGAAGTATATATAATCCCCGCCTCAGGCGGAGTGCCCAAGCGCGTCACCTGGACCGCCACTCTCGGAAGAGACGACGTGTCAGACAGAATGGGGCCTAACAACATTGTAATGGACTGGAAGAATAACGAGGAAATCCTCTTCCGCTCCCGCTGGCAGGAATTTAACGACTGGAAAGGCAAGCTTTACCTGGCAAAAACAGACGGCTCCATGGCTGAGCAGCTTCCTTTACCCCGCGGCGGATTCAGCAACTACTCCCCCGACGGCCAGAAACTCGTATATAACAGAATGTTCCGCGAATTCAGAACCTGGAAGCGCTACCGCGGAGGTCAGGCAGATGAAGTGTGGATATATGACTTTAAGACAAAAAAGCATGAACAGCTGACCAATAACCCCGCGCAGGATATCATTCCGATGTGGGGCAGCAATAATAAAATCTATTTTATCTCCGACCGCGACAGCCGCATGAATCTCTTCTCCTATGATCTGGGAACCAAAGAGACCAAAAAACTGACCAATTATGATGACTTTGACATTAAATACCCCTCTATGGGAGACAAAGCTCTCGTTTTTGAAAAAGGGGGATACATATACAAAATGGATCTGGCCTCAGAAAAGCCGGAAAAAGTAACCATTTATATCAATGAAGATTTCTCCTCAGGCAGGGGCGGATGGATTGATGTAAGCAAGAATGTTTACAACTTTGAAATTTCTCCCGACGGCAAACGCGCGCTCTTTGGAGCGAGAGGCGAGCTGTTCACCGTTCCGGTAAAAAGCGGCCAGACCCGCAACCTGACCAACAGCTCAGGCGTTCATGAAAGAAATTCCAAATGGTCACCTGACGGAAAGTATATTGCATTCATCTCCGATGAAAGCGGCGAAGATGAAATTTACATCATTCCGCAGGATGGCAGGGGCGAAAAGATCCAGCTGACCAAAAATTCGAAGAACTATAAATATCAGATCCTCTGGTCCCCTGACAGCAAAAAAATTATGTGGGGAGACAGAAATCAGAGCATTCATTATGTTGATATTGAATCAAAATCAGTCACCAAAGTTGATGAGTCTCAGTACTGGGAAATCACTTCATATGACTGGTCCCCTGACAGCAGATGGATCACCTATGGCAAACCTGTCAATGGCGATATCAACGGCGTCTATGTATATTCCCTTGATTCAAAGAAGAGCACGCTGGTTACGGATACCTGGCATAACGCATCAGGCCCGGCTTTCAGCGATGACGGAAAATATCTCTTCTTTACATCAGAAAGAACCTACAGCCCCACTTACGGCTGGACTGAATGGAATCATATATATTCAGACATGACAAAGATCTACTTTGTTACGCTGAGCAAGGATGCAAAATCCCCCTTCGAACCCAAGAGTGACGAAGTAACCATTAAGGATGATGCAAAGAAGGACGAAAAGAAGGACGAAAAGAAAGATGATAAGAAAGCAGACGCGAAATCAGTAACCGTTGCCATTGATTTTGACGGCATCACTGACCGCGTTATTGAACTCCCCTCCCCGGCCGGACAGTTCTTTAACATCACTGTTACAGGAAGCAAAGTATATTACATGAAGCGCAAGAGCGGAGACCGCAGCGCCAAGATATGGATGTATGACCTCGAAAAACAAAAAGAAACCGAAATTACCGATGCCGGCGGATATGAAATCTCTGCCGATAAAAAGAAAATGCTCGTCGGTAATATGGGCAGTTACTATATTATAGACCTCCCTTCGGCAAAAGCAGAACTGAAAGACAAACTTGACCTTTCAGACATGAAAATGAATCTTGACCGCAAAGCTGAGTGGACCCAGATATATAACGAAGCATGGCGCCAGATGCGCGACTTCTTCTACGCCCCGAATATGCACGGCGTTGACTGGGAAAAAATGAAGAAAACTTATGCTCCGCTGGTTGAGCACGTTAATCACCGCATTGATCTGACCTATATCATCGGCGAACTGATCGGTGAACTGAATGCTGGTCACGCCTATGTTGGCGGCGGCGACTACCCGAAAGCTGAAAGAATTAACCTCGGCCTCCTTGGCGCGCAGATTAACCGCGACGGCTCCGGCTATTACAAGATCAGCAAAATCTATAAAGGACGCAACTGGGATAAATCACTCCGTTCACCTCTGACTGAAATCGGCGTGAGCGCAAAAGAAGGTGATTTCATCGTTGCGGTTAACGGCGTTTCAACCAAAGGCATGAAGAATATCTACGAAGCACTGGTAGGCACTGCCGGCAAACAGGTAATGATCTCGCTTAACAGCAAAGCTTCTGAAGACGGCGCCCGCGAAGTGATTGTTATCCCCGTTGAGAGCGAACATGATCTTCTCTATTATAACTGGGTGCAGAACAATATCGAGAAAGTATCAAAAGCCACCGACGGAAAAGTAGGATATATACACATCCCTGATATGGGTGTCCCTGGTCTTAACGAATTCGTTAAGTACTATTATCCTCAGCTTGAAAAAGAAGGTCTCATCATTGACGTTCGCGGCAATGGCGGCGGAAACGTATCCCCGATGATTATTGAACGCTTTCAGAGAAAACTCACCATGGTTGATATGGCAAGAAACGGTATGCCGGGCACCAATCCAAGCGGAATGCACTTCGGACCTAAAGTAGCACTTGCTGATGAGTTCTCAGCATCAGACGGAGATATCTTCTCCTACCGCTTTAAGTTCCACAAACTCGGAAAGCTGATCGGAAAACGCACCTGGGGCGGCGTTGTGGGAATCCGCGGAACCCTGCCGTTTGTTGACGGCGGTTTCCTGAACAGGCCGGAATTCAGCCGCTATGATGTGGATGGCAAAGAGTGGATTATGGAAGGATACGGAGTTGATCCCGATATCTATGTTGATAATGATCCGGCTCTTGAGTTCGAAGGCATTGACCAGCAGCTTGACCGCGCGATTGAAGAAATCAAGCTTGAGCTGAAAAACAGAACCAAGCTTCCTGAACCGCCTCCTTATCCTAATAAGAGCAAGTAA
- a CDS encoding class I SAM-dependent methyltransferase yields the protein MNKKQWYEELFENYAAKYDQEIFTQGTSGECDFIEQELNFNKNLKIIDVGCGTGRHAIELVKRGYQVTGIDLSDSQLKRAGEKAAAAGLTIDFRRHDARDLPFSAEFDAAIMLCEGGFPLMETDEMNFAILQSVSRALKENALLIFTTLNGLFPLFHSVNRFHQDQGKEGGAEYHSTNFDLMTFRDYNITTFEDDDGIRKELQCSERYYVPSEITWLLKSLGFASVEIFGARLGAFSRSDTLTTEDYEMLVIARRGSQG from the coding sequence ATGAACAAAAAACAGTGGTACGAAGAGCTTTTTGAAAATTACGCCGCGAAGTATGATCAGGAGATTTTTACGCAGGGGACGTCCGGCGAATGTGATTTTATTGAACAGGAACTGAACTTCAACAAAAACCTGAAGATTATTGATGTCGGCTGCGGTACCGGCCGGCATGCCATTGAGCTGGTAAAAAGAGGGTATCAGGTTACCGGTATTGATCTCTCGGATTCCCAGTTAAAGCGCGCCGGGGAAAAAGCCGCCGCGGCCGGGCTCACCATTGATTTCCGCAGACATGATGCACGGGATCTTCCCTTCAGCGCGGAGTTTGACGCGGCAATCATGCTCTGCGAGGGGGGCTTTCCTCTGATGGAAACCGACGAAATGAATTTTGCCATTCTGCAGAGCGTATCACGCGCGCTTAAAGAAAACGCTCTTCTGATCTTCACCACGCTTAACGGCCTCTTCCCCCTCTTCCACTCCGTAAACCGGTTTCATCAGGATCAGGGCAAGGAAGGCGGGGCTGAGTACCACAGCACAAATTTTGATCTGATGACCTTCCGTGATTATAACATCACAACATTCGAGGATGATGACGGCATCAGGAAAGAACTTCAGTGCAGCGAGCGGTATTACGTTCCGAGTGAGATAACCTGGCTGCTTAAATCGCTCGGGTTTGCCTCAGTGGAAATTTTCGGCGCCAGACTCGGGGCGTTTTCACGCAGTGATACACTCACCACGGAGGATTATGAGATGCTGGTCATCGCCCGGCGGGGTTCTCAGGGCTGA
- a CDS encoding EVE domain-containing protein — protein sequence MAQQHWLFKAEPEDYSLEQFKKDKKTYWDGVRNYQARNFLRGSVKKGDEVFIYQSNTDPLAVVALAEVVKEGYPDFTAMDPDNSHFDPKSTPENPIWYMVDIKLTKILKTPVLLSELKQNPKLKDFRLLQRGNRLSVMPVTAGERNEILKMSEK from the coding sequence GTGGCACAACAACACTGGCTCTTTAAGGCTGAACCTGAAGATTATTCACTGGAGCAGTTTAAGAAAGATAAAAAAACATACTGGGACGGCGTCCGCAATTATCAGGCGCGGAACTTCCTGAGGGGTTCAGTTAAGAAGGGGGACGAGGTATTTATATATCAGAGCAATACCGATCCGCTCGCTGTTGTTGCACTTGCTGAGGTGGTAAAAGAAGGATATCCGGACTTCACGGCAATGGATCCCGATAACAGCCATTTTGACCCCAAGAGCACTCCGGAAAATCCTATATGGTATATGGTGGATATCAAACTGACAAAGATTCTTAAAACCCCGGTGCTGCTTTCCGAACTGAAACAAAACCCGAAGCTGAAAGATTTCAGACTCCTGCAGCGCGGAAACCGTCTTTCGGTTATGCCGGTCACTGCCGGGGAGCGGAATGAAATTCTGAAAATGAGTGAAAAATAA
- a CDS encoding cytochrome C biogenesis protein, with the protein MLEELFTALYQAMTQSVWLAVAASFAWGVLSIILSPCHLSSIPLVIGYITSRGRLKTKRVFVIALVFSLGILITIAAIGLITASLGRLMGDVGEYGNYFVALIFFLTGLYLLDIISVNFNAIGFGKTKAEGLLAPLLLGLIFGIALGPCTFAYMAPVLGVVFQTAQTEYLTSILLLAAFATGHCAVIAGAGTLAGKVQSYMNWAEGSNVILWIKRICGILVILGGVYLIYTS; encoded by the coding sequence ATGCTAGAGGAACTGTTTACGGCCCTATACCAGGCAATGACCCAATCGGTCTGGCTTGCTGTCGCCGCATCATTTGCCTGGGGTGTGCTGAGTATTATCCTTTCACCCTGCCATTTGTCGAGCATTCCGCTGGTCATCGGATATATAACATCCCGGGGCAGACTAAAAACAAAACGGGTATTTGTCATAGCGCTGGTATTTTCTCTCGGAATTCTGATCACAATTGCAGCGATAGGATTAATTACTGCCTCACTCGGCCGGCTGATGGGTGATGTGGGTGAATACGGAAATTATTTTGTAGCGCTTATTTTCTTTCTCACAGGCCTTTATCTTCTTGATATTATCTCTGTTAACTTTAACGCTATAGGGTTTGGCAAAACAAAAGCTGAAGGGCTTCTTGCTCCCCTGCTGCTTGGTTTGATTTTTGGTATCGCTCTTGGTCCGTGCACTTTTGCTTATATGGCGCCGGTGCTGGGTGTTGTATTCCAGACTGCACAGACAGAGTATCTCACCTCCATATTGCTGCTTGCCGCATTCGCAACGGGCCATTGCGCAGTGATTGCCGGAGCCGGAACGCTTGCGGGCAAAGTGCAGAGTTATATGAACTGGGCGGAAGGGTCAAATGTCATTCTCTGGATCAAACGGATATGCGGGATTCTTGTTATTCTGGGTGGTGTGTATTTGATTTATACTTCGTGA